One Alnus glutinosa chromosome 3, dhAlnGlut1.1, whole genome shotgun sequence genomic region harbors:
- the LOC133862641 gene encoding uncharacterized protein LOC133862641 yields MYFKDPVKSLADGLHLITSDHDVLNLSACHDGHAILQLYIVSFGDGGGDEEDSQDDNEYGGRADLDDPWWDDKLSDTEDVFDVGVDVDSNVEDNEGGNDENSEEGGNDENSEEGDEKCEEGGDDENSEEGGNGDNEDEVGHDDDDNNSDMARSDILVSPVASDEEDENSESRGSEFHAVDREDPSLEVKMRFPDIQTFREVDDEATFQIISLQGRHVCGRQFRNSIVNSIWIADKLIDKFRVQLDMPLHVIHNEVKERWRIDVNPSMMYRARIKANKKIYGNHGGQYAALWDYCETLRATNPGSCVVMKVDRTVPEANPRFQRLYCSLAAMKKGFLEGCRPVIGVDGCFLKGPFKGQLLAAVGRNVSDLGNHERHGRPTFISDRQKGLMPAFDYVMPTVDHRICVRHLYANYRDIGGHRGIALKEKLWAAASAYTEGDFLRVMGELKRMKSDAHEYLAKIDPSTWSRAWFATDSKCDLQQNNICECFKSYILKARNKPILIMLEQIRKKLMRRYQAKRDGIQSLTGKLTPKIQNKLDAIRNESMDCVALYAGDDMFEVTSPDGRQFVVNMRRKSCGCRVWEMSGIPCVHACATIRHSSKNAEDYVDEYFTVEMYKKAYEPVIYPMPSQEQWIPTQHDKLETPVSRVAPGRPKKVRKRQVDERRDPKNPNRMRKFGARMKCSMCKGRGHNKRACPMRSTQASVVLPTPPPDSTQSTTSRTPTQATRTNLVSPPPPVRTNSVPPPPLATTNPVPPPPLATTNPVPPPPRRRKTQRVAAIFGKSKPGPTIPIDLTEGDSDERGGPAIRGGSAGTSGTATNPASKNKGKRVVATVEKAIEIAEAKRKRMRPEWKR; encoded by the exons atgtattttaaagacCCCGTGAAGAGTCTTGCTGATGGGTTGCATTTAATTACTTCAGACCATGATGTGCTGAACCTGTCTGCTTGCCATGATGGGCATGCCattttgcaattatatattGTGTCTTTTGGGGATGGAGGAGGTGATGAAGAGGATAGTCAAGATGATAATGAATATGGAGGTAGGGCTGATTTGGATGATCCTTGGTGGGATGATAAGCTTAGTGATACTGAAGACGTATTTGATGTTGGTGTTGATGTTGATA GTAATGTAGAGGATAATGAAGGGGGTAatgatgagaatagtgaagagggtggtaatgatgagaatagtgaagagggTGATGAGAAGTGTGAAGAGGGTGGTGatgatgagaatagtgaagagggTGGTAATGGTGATAATGAAGATGAAGTTGGTCATGATGACGATGATAATAACTCTGATATGGCTAGAAGTGACATACTTGTCTCACCAGTAGctagtgatgaagaagatgaaaattCTGAGTCAAGAGGGTCTGAGTTCCATGCAGTTGACCGAGAGGATCCAAGTTTGGAAGTTAAGATGAGATTCCCAGATATACAGACATTTAGGGAG GTGGATGATGAAGCTACATTCCAGATAATCAGCCTTCAAGGTAGACATGTGTGTGGCAGGCAATTTAGGAACTCAATTGTAAACTCTATATGGATAGCCGATAAATTGATTGATAAGTTTAGAGTTCAGCTCGACATGCCATTACATGTGATACATAATGAAGTGAAAGAAAGATGGAGGATAGATGTGAATCCGAGCATGATGTATAGGGCAAGAATCAaggctaataaaaaaatatatggcaaCCATGGGGGTCAGTATGCGGCCTTGTGGGACTATTGTGAGACCTTGAGAGCAACCAACCCAGGAAGTTGTGTTGTGATGAAAGTGGATAGGACAGTACCCGAGGCGAATCCAAGGTTTCAAAGACTGTATTGTTCTTTGGCAGCCATGAAAAAGGGCTTTTTGGAAGGTTGCAGGCCTGTGATAGGGGTGGATGGGTGTTTCCTTAAAGGGCCATTTAAGGGGCAACTTCTAGCTGCAGTTGGACGCAATG TGTCTGATCTTGGGAACCATGAGCGGCATGGCAGGCCAACATTTATTTCGGATCGACAGAAG GGTCTAATGCCAGCCTTTGATTATGTCATGCCAACCGTCGATCACAGGATTTGTGTAAGGCATCTTTATGCGAACTATAGGGACATTGGGGGGCATAGAGGAATTGCCCTAAAGGAGAAGTTATGGGCTGCAGCTTCTGCATACACTGAAGGGGATTTTCTAAGGGTAATGGGTGAGCTGAAGAGAATGAAGAGTGATGCCCATGAGTACTTGGCCAAAATTGATCCTAGTACATGGTCAAGAGCATGGTTTGCTACGGATTCAAAGTGTGACCTTCAGCAGAATAAtatatgtgagtgttttaaATCATACATTCTAAAGGCTCGCAATAAGCCTATCTTGATCATGCTGGAGCAGATACGAAAAAAGTTGATGAGGAGATACCAGGCTAAGAGGGATGGCATTCAAAGTTTGACAGGGAAGTTAACtcctaaaatccaaaataagtTGGATGCAATACGGAATGAATCAATGGACTGTGTTGCCCTATATGCTGGTGATGACATGTTTGAAGTGACTAGTCCAGATGGTAGACAATTTGTAGTCAACATGAGGAGAAAAAGTTGTGGTTGTAGAGTGTGGGAAATGTCTGGAATCCCCTGTGTGCATGCATGTGCTACTATTCGACATAGTTCTAAGAATGCAGAGGATTATGTTGATGAGTACTTCACTGTGGAGATGTACAAGAAAGCATATGAGCCAGTTATATACCCAATGCCTAGTCAAGAGCAGTGGATACCAACCCAGCATGACAAGTTGGAAACCCCAGTATCAAGAGTGGCCCCGGGTAGACCAAAGAAGGTAAGAAAAAGGCAAGTTGATGAACGTAGAGATCCGAaaaatccaaacagaatgagaaaATTTGGTGCTAGGATGAAATGCTCCATGTGTAAGGGCAGAGGGCACAATAAAAGGGCATGTCCAATGAGAAGTACCCAAGCAAGTGTTGTGCTGCCTACCCCACCTCCAGACAGT ACACAAAGTACCACCTCAAGAACTCCTACACAGGCTACAAGAACAAATCTGGTCTCACCGCCTCCACCGGTGAGAACAAATTCAGTCCCACCGCCTCCACTAGCAACAACAAATCCAGTCCCACCACCTCCACTAGCAACAACAAATCCGGTCCCACCTCCTCCAAGGAGACGGAAGACACAAAGGGTCGCGGctatttttgggaagtccaaaCCGGGTCCCACCATACCTATTGATCTAACTGAGGGTGATAGTGATGAACGAGGTGGCCCTGCAATCCGAGGTGGCAGTGCGGGAACCAGTGGGACAGCAACTAATCCGGCATCCAAAAACAAGGGCAAACGTGTGGTGGCCACTGTTGAAAAGGCAATTGAGATTGCTGAAGCGAAGAGGAAGAGAATGAGGCCAGAATGGAAGCGTTAA
- the LOC133862639 gene encoding uncharacterized protein LOC133862639, with product MARNCAKDRWEHSNDNLAQEVSEEDEDLSFCDLPVINCLTKEDDQSRKEDANLAIQNQEDQFDFSSRDGSLLKESKMCAADEVFFQGRILPLRLSVSSDTGLPRFQHESQKITGTCISRSESMDHRSTGGFGSNNSSRSSSTRSYNSSSSNSSSSTIRRTNYKPKFQNTFLTCPSPKPQIKVSTTQQGSVGIRIRNSSTWDYLRLGLLPTPEIGLQDLKGRRNSSVNKSSVSRNSSQGSSSNSVTAKNSAKINSGCRGENQRTPGFLEKGIGGLLNGCKCLDETVSSNAVIIKSSNGKNNSTSESETHAKKEKLLEVKMKKKKDEKQQQEGKQAMSRHRTSEWLKELPHAVYSPEGQTH from the coding sequence ATGGCAAGAAACTGTGCGAAGGACAGATGGGAACATTCTAACGACAACTTAGCGCAAGAGGTAtcggaagaagatgaagatttaTCATTCTGTGATCTACCGGTCATTAACTGTTTGACCAAAGAAGACGACCAATCAAGAAAAGAAGATGCTAATCTGGCCATTCAAAACCAGGAAGATCAGTTCGATTTCAGCTCAAGGGATGGCTCTCTTTTGAAGGAGTCAAAAATGTGCGCGGCCGATGAGGTTTTCTTTCAAGGCCGAATCCTCCCGCTTCGCCTCTCAGTCAGCTCAGACACGGGCTTACCCCGTTTCCAGCATGAAAGCCAGAAAATTACAGGGACGTGCATATCAAGATCCGAGTCCATGGACCATCGCTCAACGGGTGGGTTCGGTAGTAACAATAGTAGCCGAAGCAGCAGCACTAGAAGTTACAACTCATCAAGCAGCAATAGCTCAAGCAGTACCATCAGACGAACGAATTAcaagccaaaatttcaaaacactTTCCTTACGTGCCCAAGTCCCAAACCCCAGATCAAGGTTTCCACGACCCAACAAGGTAGCGTCGGGATCCGGATCCGGAACTCATCCACGTGGGACTATTTACGGCTGGGTTTGCTTCCTACTCCTGAGATTGGATTGCAAGACCTCAAGGGTCGTAGAAACAGCAGCGTTAACAAAAGTTCCGTCAGTCGTAACAGCAGTCAGGGTAGTAGTAGCAATAGCGTCACCGCCAAAAATAGTGCTAAGATTAATAGCGGGTGTCGAGGAGAAAACCAGAGAACGCCAGGATTCTTGGAGAAAGGAATAGGAGGATTGCTGAATGGTTGTAAGTGTTTGGATGAAACAGTTTCGTCAAACGCGGTCATCATCAAGAGCAGTAATGGAAAGAACAATAGTACTAGTGAAAGTGAAACGCAtgccaagaaagaaaaactGTTGGAGGtgaagatgaaaaagaagaaagacgaAAAGCAGCAGCAGGAGGGAAAGCAAGCCATGTCACGCCATCGAACGTCTGAATGGCTAAAGGAGCTTCCGCATGCAGTCTATTCTCCAGAGGGTCAGACTCATTAA
- the LOC133863028 gene encoding probable protein phosphatase 2C 63, whose translation MLEQCWRPLESCFGWGRKGDELLWDLDLKPHALGDYSIAVVQANSYLEDQGQVFTSPSATYIGVYDGHGGPEASRFITHHLVPFLHKFATEQGGLSEDVIKKAFDATEEGFLHVVKRSWPARPQIASVGSCCLLGAISNDVLYVANLGDSRAVLGRRESEGRTNSPVVAERLSTDHNVGVEEVRKEVKALHPDDSHIVVYTHGVWRIKGIIQVSRSIGDVYLKKPEFNRDPFFHQFGLPIPLKRPVMTAEPSIVYRKLKPHDMFLIFASDGLWEHLSDEAAVEIVFKNPRVGIAKRLVRTALHEAARKREMRYEDIQRIEKGVRRHFHDDITVIVVYLDHSRGSPNGLKDQSLSNCTNAPVDIFSLNADVDDPEVPLHSIS comes from the exons atgttggaGCAGTGCTGGAGGCCACTGGAGAGTTGCTTTGGATGGGGACGGAAAGGGGATGAGCTTCTATGGGACTTGGACCTGAAGCCTCACGCGTTGGGGGACTACTCGATCGCGGTGGTGCAAGCCAACTCGTACCTCGAAGACCAGGGACAGGTGTTCACCTCTCCTTCCGCCACGTACATCGGTGTCTACGACGGCCATGGCGGCCCCGAAGCTTCTCGCTTCATCACCCACCACCTCGTCCCTTTCCTTCACA AGTTTGCAACAGAACAGGGTGGATTGTCAGAGGATGTTATCAAGAAGGCATTTGATGCCACAGAAGAGGGATTCTTACACGTGGTGAAGCGATCGTGGCCTGCTCGGCCGCAGATTGCTTCGGTGggttcatgttgtcttcttggGGCAATTTCAAATGATGTTTTGTATGTGGCTAATCTGGGGGACTCGAGGGCGGTTCTAGGCCGCCGAGAGTCAGAAGGACGGACAAATAGTCCGGTGGTGGCGGAGCGGTTATCTACTGATCATAATGTTGGAGTGGAGGAGGTGAGGAAAGAAGTCAAGGCACTTCACCCCGATGATTCACACATTGTGGTGTATACCCATGGAGTTTGGCGAATCAAGGGCATTATTCAG GTCTCAAGATCAATTGGAGATGTCTATCTGAAGAAGCCTGAGTTTAACAGAGATCCTTTTTTCCATCAATTTGGGTTACCCATTCCTTTAAAAAGGCCTGTAATGACAGCAGAACCCTCAATAGTGTATCGGAAGCTAAAACCACATGACATGTTTTTGATATTTGCATCGGATGGTCTCTGGGAGCATTTAAGCGATGAAGCAGCTGTTGAAATTGTCTTCAAAAACCCGAGAGTT GGAATAGCAAAGAGGTTGGTGAGAACTGCCCTTCATGAGGCtgcaagaaaaagagaaatgagaTATGAAGACATACAGAGAATCGAAAAGGGGGTAAGGCGTCATTTTCACGATGATATTACCGTCATTGTTGTATATCTGGATCATTCACGAGGTTCTCCAAATGGACTCAAGGATCAAAGCCTCTCTAACTGCACTAATGCTCCTGTAGACATCTTCTCCCTAAATGCGGATGTGGATGACCCAGAGGTCCCACTTCATTCCATCTCCTAA
- the LOC133862241 gene encoding uncharacterized protein LOC133862241, which translates to MEKNREQNERKPESGETGKLEGLPMEDSPYLKYKDLEDYKRQGYGTEGHQQPKPGRGAGSTDAPTLSGGAVSSEADIVAATDAINRQGVP; encoded by the coding sequence ATGGAGAAGAATCGGGAACAGAATGAGAGAAAGCCAGAAAGTGGAGAAACGGGAAAGTTAGAAGGGCTTCCTATGGAGGACAGCCCCTATTTGAAGTACAAGGACCTGGAAGATTACAAGCGCCAGGGTTATGGAACCGAAGGCCATCAACAGCCCAAGCCTGGTCGCGGCGCCGGCTCCACTGATGCCCCCACACTCTCTGGTGGCGCTGTCTCCTCTGAGGCTGATATTGTTGCTGCCACTGATGCCATTAACCGCCAAGGGGTCCCTTAA